One genomic segment of Coffea arabica cultivar ET-39 chromosome 6e, Coffea Arabica ET-39 HiFi, whole genome shotgun sequence includes these proteins:
- the LOC113696776 gene encoding uncharacterized protein, with product MRQNHLGRIPPEIPGRRDKRNSNLYCAYHRDVGHETEDCNDLKREIENLIWQGYLKQFVSKDGSFNRSVSHRESRGPGREDRRDTNMHCRGPEDRKEDKRPPRDGSPGYGPNIAGVINTIAGGPTGGGSQNSRKRTYRQAGMEVVELSSRLSEVITYGPTDPVPTASSNHESLVIEVLTNNYIVKKVYVDPGSSVDVLYYRTFESLKLTREQLTPVRTPLVGFGGHVVHSEGMVSLMVTVGRHPRYRTVPVNFAVVKADSPYNMLIGRPTLNALRAVYSTYHLSFKFPTPAGMAEVSSEMSTARECYLATIQAAVTPQTASKAEEKRPAVLSIDCIDPQKTGKQAGTRG from the coding sequence ATGAGGCAGAATCACCTCGGTCGAATCCCTCCTGAAATTCCGGGGAGGAGAGATAAGAGGAACTCAAACCTCTATTGCGCCTACCACCGGGATGTTGGGCACGAGACTGAGGACTGCAACGATCTGAAGCGGGAGATCGAGAACTTGATCTGGCAGGGGTACCTGAAACAATTCGTTAGCAAGGATGGAAGCTTCAACCGTAGCGTCTCCCACCGGGAGAGCCGGGGCCCCGGCCGAGAAGACAGGCGGGACACGAACATGCATTGCCGAGGTCCCGAGGACCGTAAGGAGGACAAGCGGCCTCCACGCGACGGATCACCGGGCTACGGCCCCAACATTGCCGGAGTGATCAACACAATCGCGGGAGGACCAACGGGAGGAGGCAGTCAGAACTCCCGGAAGCGGACCTACCGCCAGGCCGGGATGGAGGTGGTCGAGCTGAGCTCTCGATTGTCCGAGGTCATCACCTATGGTCCTACTGACCCAGTTCCTACCGCCTCCAGCAATCACGAATCTCTCGTGATCGAGGTCCTCACCAACAACTACATAGTCAAAAAGGTTTATGTTGACCCCGGAAGCTCGGTAGACGTCTTGTACTATCGAACTTTcgaaagtttgaaactgaccAGGGAGCAACTCACTCCGGTCAGGACTCCCCTCGTCGGATTCGGGGGACACGTAGTCCACTCTGAGGGTATGGTGTCCCTGATGGTGACTGTCGGACGTCATCCCCGCTACCGAACTGTACCCGTCAACTTCGCGGTGGTCAAGGCAGATTCTCCCTACAATATGTTAATAGGTCGACCCACGCTCAACGCCTTGAGGGCTGTGTACTCTACCTACCACCTGAGTTTCAAATTCCCGACACCAGCGGGGATGGCCGAGGTGAGCAGCGAGATGAGTACTGCCCGCGAATGCTACCTCGCCACCATCCAGGCCGCAGTCACTCCCCAGACTGCGTCAAAGGCCGAAGAGAAGAGGCCAGCTGTTCTCTCCATAGACTGCATCGATCCACAAAAGACGGGAAAGCAGGCTGGAACCCGGGGATGA